A genomic region of Raphanus sativus cultivar WK10039 chromosome 6, ASM80110v3, whole genome shotgun sequence contains the following coding sequences:
- the LOC130495681 gene encoding uncharacterized protein LOC130495681, producing MVKSDAVYSGDHDRANRTDDKQTRRELKALQDKIDILIADKATQKQVHFVGNPQQETPPTVNEVEGLEGQEELCFINSNGSCGYQPRNNQQGSYQSQQNPSIGSSAPQESNTYALLKQILESQTRIKTLENQFASMASTSKQPMGTLPGKPDQNPTKYCNVTLSTTSSEIELNEHKKEVDEIEKLVFGTDIGQVEQQIVTTSGAKIMEKVYKLVAAKVVKRDGHKVEMVTQEDTTEVEQSPYDKLSFPQRVLTKAQKKVISKFRKDLSDVEVKLPEISGMREARVQMMLIQDILTHKDKVAELLDFSTLQLDPQVPPKSLPKQEHQRMFTFSCSLGKLTFDDALVDSGESVNVISIEMVKTLGIESMKPTRSLLQFGDSSSTTTIGLIKDFPMKIGACTIPVDLTVLKMATAKMFPLILGTPFLTIVGACIDFDNKKVTLLKVNKAVSYPLQSLEMKSVYCGTITCEASSIEKPKAEVLYVEK from the exons atggttaagagtgatgcagtctacagtggagatcATGACAGAGCCAATAGAACAGATGACAAACAAACAAGAAGGGAGTTGAAAGCTCTACAGGATAAGATTGACATCCTCATTGCTGATAAAGCTACTCAAAAGCAGGTTCACTTTGTTGGTAACCCACAGCAAGAGACACCACCTACTGTCAATGAAGTTGAAGGTTTGGAAGGCCAAGAGGAATTGTGCTTCATTAATagcaatggtagctg TGGTTATCAGCCTAGAAACAACCAGCAAGGCAGCTATCAGTCTCAGCAAAACCCTTCAATTGGCTCCTCTGCTCCTCAAGAGAGCAACACTTATGCCTTACTGAAGCAAATATtagagtctcagactagaa TCAAGACTTtagagaatcagtttgcttctaTGGCTTCCACCTCCAAGCAGCCAATGGGAACTCTACCAGGGAAACCAGACCAAAATCCCACAAAGTACTGCAATGTTACCctctctactacttcttcagagaTTGAGCTGAATGAGCACAAGAAagaggtagatgagattgaAAAATTGGTGTTTGGAACTGATATTGGACAGGTTGAGCAACAGATTGTGACAACAAGTGGGGCAAAGATTATGGAGAAAGTATACAAGCTGGTTGCAGCTAAGGTTGTGAAGAGAGATGGACACAAGGTTGAGATGGTCACGCAGGAGGACACCACTGAGGTTGAGCAGTCACCTTATGATAAACTCTCATTTCCACAGAGggtcctcaccaaagctcagaagaaggtCATCTCCAAGTTCAGGAAAGATCTTAGTGATGTTGAGGTAAAGCTTCCAGAGATCTCGGGTATGCGAGAGGCTCGTGTACAAATGATGCTCATCCAGGACATTCTAACTCACAAAGATAAGGTAGCAGAGCTCCTGGACTTCTCTACTCTGCAACTTGACCCACAAGTCCCACCAAAGTCTCTCCCTAAACAAGAACACCAGAGGATGTTTACCTTTTCTTGCTCCCTTGGTAAGCTCACTTTTGATGATGCTCTTGTTGATTCTGGTGaaagtgtgaatgtgatctctATAGAGATGGTAAAAACTCTAGGGATTGAGAGCATGAAGCCAACCAGATCTTTACTACAGTTTGGGGATTCTTCTTCTACAACCACAATTGGTCTCATCAAGGATTTTCCTAtgaagattggagcatgcaccATCCCTGTTGACCTCACTGTCCTAAAGATGGCAACTGCAAAGATGTTCCCACTCATCCTTGGCACTCCATTTCTCACAATTGTAGGAGCTTGCATAGACTTTGATAACAAGAAGGTCACACTCCTCAAAGTGAACAAAGCTGTCTCATATCCTCTCCAGTCCCTAGAGATGAAGTCTGTGTATTGTGGAACAATCACTTGTGAAGCATCATCCATTGAGAAACCAAAGGCTGAAGTGCTGTATGTTGAGAAATAA